In the Clostridium cellulovorans 743B genome, TGTTAAAGCTAAAATTTGTTCTTTATTGTATTTATTTAAGTTTCTACAAACCACTAGCTTGTCTTCATTATCATTAATTCTGTGTATTATTGCTATAACATAGCCTTGAAAATTTTCTAGTGGTTGAAACTCACCAATAATGTAAGCATCTATTTCTTCACCATCTCCTGAGACTGTGTTAGGAATATACCCATAATTCAGTGGATATATAAAGCCATGTCTGGGGTGTTTTGATCCAATTTGTCTATCCATAATCACCTTGACTTTTTCCCCTAAATATTCTCTCATCTTCTTAACCCCCATCTTTTATAATCAATAGACACTTGGGATACCTGCTTTTTTATGGGCATTATAAAAGAATATAAACCGTTGTTTTTGAGTATCCTCAAGAGATTGCTGTTTTAAAAACTCCATATATTCTCTTAATAATTGATTTTCATGCTTTGCGGGAAAAGCACAATGCATTCCTGAAGAAATATTCATACCTTCAAAGGAAAATATCCTTGTAAATATCAACATATCAGAATTAGTAGT is a window encoding:
- a CDS encoding inorganic diphosphatase, with the translated sequence MREYLGEKVKVIMDRQIGSKHPRHGFIYPLNYGYIPNTVSGDGEEIDAYIIGEFQPLENFQGYVIAIIHRINDNEDKLVVCRNLNKYNKEQILALTEFQERFFQSEIIMHQE